Proteins from a genomic interval of Halostella salina:
- a CDS encoding DUF7550 family protein, with amino-acid sequence MTSDHDSDVPEDEDAGRSTAPQSPYTNRQVGIGFAVLAVGLLVAFAVPLLL; translated from the coding sequence ATGACGAGCGACCACGACTCCGACGTGCCCGAGGACGAGGACGCCGGGCGGAGCACCGCACCCCAGAGCCCGTACACCAACCGGCAGGTCGGCATCGGCTTCGCCGTGCTGGCGGTCGGCCTGCTGGTGGCGTTCGCGGTGCCGCTCCTGCTCTGA
- a CDS encoding DNA-directed RNA polymerase subunit L yields the protein MELRVIDNTEGELSIEIGGEDHTFMNVLKGALLETDGVSAATYDVNPEQSGGQTEPILTVKTEDGTEPLDALEQATERVTEKTTSFRDAFEAAA from the coding sequence ATGGAACTCCGCGTTATCGACAACACCGAGGGCGAACTCTCCATCGAGATCGGTGGAGAGGACCACACGTTCATGAACGTCCTCAAGGGCGCGCTGCTGGAGACCGACGGCGTCTCCGCCGCGACCTACGACGTCAACCCCGAGCAGTCCGGCGGCCAGACCGAGCCGATCCTCACCGTCAAGACCGAGGACGGCACCGAACCGCTCGACGCGCTGGAGCAGGCGACCGAGCGCGTCACCGAGAAGACGACCTCCTTCCGCGACGCGTTCGAGGCCGCGGCCTAA
- the hisF gene encoding imidazole glycerol phosphate synthase subunit HisF gives MLTKRIIPCIDVDVDDDGNPAVYTGVNFEDLKYTGDPVEMAKRYNEAGADEFVFLDITASADGRETMLGVVEDVADEVFIPLTVGGGIRTRDDVKETLRAGADKVSINTGALERPELITEGAESFGSQCIVISVDARRRFDEAGEHYAQVDGESCWFECTVKGGREGTGVDVIEWAREAERRGAGELFVNSIDADGTKEGYDIPLTKGVCDAVSTPVIASSGCGGPEDAHEVFTEANADAALAASIFHFDEYSIREVKEYLAERDVPVRL, from the coding sequence ATGCTGACGAAGCGCATCATCCCCTGCATCGACGTGGACGTCGACGACGACGGGAACCCGGCGGTGTACACGGGGGTCAACTTCGAGGACCTCAAGTACACCGGCGACCCCGTCGAGATGGCCAAGCGGTACAACGAGGCGGGGGCCGACGAGTTCGTCTTCCTCGACATCACCGCCTCGGCGGACGGCCGCGAGACGATGCTCGGCGTCGTCGAGGACGTGGCCGACGAGGTGTTCATCCCCCTCACCGTGGGCGGCGGCATCCGCACCCGCGACGACGTGAAGGAGACGCTCCGGGCCGGCGCGGACAAGGTGTCGATAAACACCGGCGCGCTGGAACGGCCCGAACTGATCACCGAGGGCGCGGAGTCCTTTGGCAGCCAGTGCATCGTCATCAGCGTCGACGCGCGCCGGCGCTTCGACGAGGCCGGGGAACACTACGCGCAGGTCGACGGCGAGTCCTGCTGGTTCGAGTGCACCGTCAAGGGCGGCCGCGAGGGCACCGGCGTCGACGTGATCGAGTGGGCGCGCGAGGCCGAACGGCGCGGCGCGGGCGAACTGTTCGTCAACTCCATCGACGCCGACGGCACGAAGGAGGGGTACGACATCCCGCTGACGAAGGGCGTCTGCGACGCCGTCTCGACGCCCGTGATCGCCTCGTCGGGCTGTGGCGGCCCGGAGGACGCCCACGAGGTGTTCACCGAGGCGAACGCCGACGCGGCGCTCGCCGCCTCCATCTTCCACTTCGACGAGTACTCGATCCGGGAGGTCAAGGAGTACCTCGCGGAGCGGGACGTGCCGGTGCGGCTGTAA
- a CDS encoding AI-2E family transporter: protein MGTDGLQSDHARLGWLLFVSALAAVAAYVAYSFVGLLTLGVFGYYATRPICRRISAAVDSDGIAATLTVLTVLLPVIGLLLYIGVQLFNAVQGVTGGAGGPPVGGALDALPEQQREALLSAVRSPRQAVSDPQGTLLTVLQAGRTVVSAVAGGALLLGLALTLTHFLLSNDGELSDALVRLFGGRDTVVYAYAEAVDTDLSSVFFGNFLFVLAMSVIAGVAYWATNLLAPGGLAVPVVPALAVLTGFASLIPLVVGKVVYLPVVAYLAVQAFRGDGASLAFVGGVLVAYFLVLDILPQTFLQPYITGRKIDTTMLLFGYLLGPVLFGWYGFFLLPILFVLILEAVRVVLPELLHGEPLTSDVEMGDSVGASVAETSDAAGQNGTEAADASSENGGAASGDSPADGE from the coding sequence ATGGGAACCGACGGACTGCAGTCCGACCACGCTCGCCTCGGGTGGTTGCTGTTCGTGAGCGCGCTCGCCGCCGTCGCCGCGTACGTCGCCTACTCGTTCGTGGGGCTGCTGACGCTCGGCGTCTTCGGCTACTACGCGACCCGCCCGATCTGTCGGCGGATCAGCGCGGCGGTCGACTCCGACGGGATAGCCGCCACGCTGACGGTGCTGACGGTCCTGCTGCCAGTGATCGGCCTGCTCCTCTACATCGGGGTCCAGCTCTTCAACGCGGTGCAGGGGGTCACCGGCGGCGCGGGCGGGCCGCCGGTCGGCGGAGCGCTGGACGCGCTCCCCGAGCAGCAGCGCGAGGCGCTGCTGTCGGCCGTCCGAAGCCCGCGGCAAGCCGTCTCGGACCCACAGGGGACGCTGCTGACCGTGCTTCAGGCCGGGCGTACCGTGGTGTCGGCCGTCGCCGGCGGCGCGCTGCTGCTCGGGCTGGCGCTGACGCTGACCCACTTCCTCCTGTCGAACGACGGTGAGCTTTCCGACGCGCTCGTCCGGCTGTTCGGCGGCCGCGACACCGTGGTGTACGCCTACGCCGAGGCGGTAGACACCGACCTCTCCTCGGTCTTCTTCGGCAACTTCCTGTTCGTCCTCGCCATGTCGGTCATCGCCGGCGTCGCGTACTGGGCGACGAACCTCCTCGCGCCCGGCGGGCTGGCCGTCCCCGTCGTCCCCGCGCTCGCGGTGCTGACCGGGTTCGCCAGCCTGATCCCGCTCGTCGTCGGGAAAGTGGTGTATCTCCCGGTGGTCGCCTACCTCGCGGTGCAGGCGTTCCGGGGCGACGGCGCGTCGCTCGCGTTCGTCGGCGGCGTGCTGGTCGCCTACTTCCTGGTCCTCGACATCCTCCCGCAGACGTTCCTCCAGCCGTACATCACGGGTCGAAAGATCGACACGACCATGCTGCTGTTCGGCTACCTCCTCGGCCCGGTCCTCTTTGGCTGGTACGGCTTTTTCCTGCTGCCGATCCTGTTCGTCCTGATTCTGGAAGCGGTCCGCGTCGTCCTCCCCGAACTGCTCCACGGGGAGCCGCTCACGTCAGACGTTGAGATGGGCGATTCGGTCGGCGCATCGGTCGCGGAGACGAGTGACGCGGCCGGCCAGAATGGGACCGAGGCTGCCGACGCGTCGTCCGAGAACGGAGGGGCGGCTTCCGGGGATAGCCCGGCGGACGGCGAGTGA
- a CDS encoding fluoride efflux transporter FluC, with product MTDRGPLATVESLALVALGGFAGANARYVSGLALPVPWATLSVNVVGSALLGFVLYEEAYLGAFSRQFRVALGTGFLSSLTTYSTFAVETASLSPGLALVNVLGNYALGFAGVALGRWAALSVAGAAK from the coding sequence ATGACTGATCGAGGACCGCTCGCGACCGTCGAGTCGCTGGCGCTCGTCGCGCTCGGGGGGTTCGCCGGCGCGAACGCGCGCTACGTCTCCGGCCTCGCCCTGCCGGTGCCGTGGGCGACGCTCTCGGTCAACGTCGTCGGGAGCGCGCTACTCGGCTTCGTCCTCTACGAGGAAGCGTATCTCGGCGCGTTCTCGCGGCAGTTCCGGGTCGCGCTCGGGACGGGGTTTCTCTCTTCGCTGACGACCTACAGCACCTTCGCCGTGGAGACGGCGTCGCTCTCGCCGGGGCTTGCGCTGGTAAACGTGCTCGGCAACTACGCGCTCGGCTTCGCGGGCGTCGCGCTCGGTCGGTGGGCGGCACTGTCCGTCGCGGGGGCTGCGAAATGA
- a CDS encoding glycoside hydrolase family 13 protein: MDIEREWWKEAVVYQVYPRSFNDTDGDGVGDLRGVIEKVDYLDDLGVDVVWLNPVYESPDADNGYDIADYRSIKAQFGTMGDWEELLDELHSRDMRLIMDLVVNHTSDEHDWFVRSRDPESEYHDYYYWRDGDGEDPPNNWRSFFSGSAWTYDEAVGQYYLHLFDEKQPDLNWRNEAVRDEVFEMMNWWLEKGIDGFRMDVINLISKAEGLPSGDPDEGLPRAEHYVSGPRFGEYMAEMDERVLADRDIMTVGEMIDVDAAEGREYVAGDDGLDMLIHFEHMGVDTGDGKWDVTGLDLLELKEVISAWQNELHGEGWNCLYLSNHDQPRQVSRFGDDGEYRVESAKMLATFLHTLQGTPFVFQGEEIGMTNNEFGSVDEFRDVESTNFAEHAVERGEFDEADEVLPLLNDRSRDHARTPVQWTDGERAGFTDGEPWIQVNDNHESVNVAAAREDPDSVWHHYRDLIDLRTERDVVVYGDYDLLLPDHEEVYAFTRTLGDERLLTVCNFFDGEPTFELPDEVEYDDADLLLANYDDAGDDPAAFTLRPYEARVYDLH, translated from the coding sequence ATGGACATCGAACGCGAGTGGTGGAAGGAGGCCGTCGTCTATCAGGTGTATCCGCGGAGCTTCAACGACACCGACGGCGACGGGGTCGGCGACCTCCGCGGCGTGATCGAGAAGGTGGACTACCTCGACGACCTGGGCGTCGACGTGGTGTGGCTGAATCCGGTGTACGAGTCGCCCGACGCCGACAACGGCTACGACATCGCGGACTACCGCTCCATCAAGGCGCAGTTCGGCACGATGGGCGACTGGGAGGAGTTGCTCGACGAACTCCACTCCCGGGACATGCGCCTCATCATGGACCTCGTCGTGAACCACACCTCCGACGAGCACGACTGGTTCGTCAGGTCCCGGGACCCGGAGAGCGAGTACCACGACTACTACTACTGGCGCGACGGGGATGGCGAGGACCCCCCGAACAACTGGCGCTCGTTCTTCTCCGGGTCGGCGTGGACGTACGACGAGGCGGTCGGCCAGTACTACCTCCACCTGTTCGACGAGAAGCAGCCGGACCTCAACTGGCGCAACGAGGCCGTCCGCGACGAGGTGTTCGAGATGATGAACTGGTGGCTGGAGAAGGGGATCGACGGCTTCCGGATGGACGTCATCAACCTCATCTCGAAGGCCGAGGGCCTGCCCAGCGGCGACCCGGACGAGGGGCTGCCGAGAGCCGAACACTACGTCAGCGGGCCGCGCTTCGGCGAGTACATGGCCGAGATGGACGAGCGCGTGCTCGCCGACCGCGACATCATGACCGTGGGGGAGATGATCGACGTGGACGCCGCCGAGGGCCGCGAGTACGTCGCCGGCGACGACGGCCTCGACATGCTGATCCACTTCGAGCACATGGGCGTCGACACCGGCGACGGGAAGTGGGACGTGACCGGGCTGGACCTGCTCGAACTGAAGGAGGTGATCTCGGCGTGGCAGAACGAACTCCACGGCGAGGGGTGGAACTGCCTCTACCTCTCGAACCACGACCAGCCCCGGCAGGTGTCGCGGTTCGGCGACGACGGCGAGTACCGCGTCGAGTCGGCCAAGATGCTCGCCACCTTCCTCCACACCCTGCAGGGGACCCCGTTCGTCTTCCAGGGCGAGGAGATCGGGATGACGAACAACGAGTTCGGGAGCGTCGACGAGTTCCGCGACGTGGAGTCGACCAACTTCGCGGAGCACGCCGTCGAGCGCGGCGAGTTCGACGAGGCGGACGAGGTGCTCCCGCTGCTGAACGACCGGAGCCGCGACCACGCCCGCACCCCGGTCCAGTGGACTGACGGCGAGCGAGCCGGGTTCACCGACGGCGAGCCGTGGATTCAGGTCAACGACAACCACGAGTCCGTCAACGTCGCGGCCGCTCGCGAGGACCCGGACTCCGTCTGGCACCACTACCGGGACCTCATCGACCTCCGCACGGAGCGCGACGTCGTGGTGTACGGCGACTACGACCTGCTCCTGCCCGACCACGAGGAAGTGTACGCGTTCACCCGAACGCTCGGCGACGAGCGCCTGCTGACCGTCTGTAACTTCTTCGACGGCGAGCCGACGTTCGAACTGCCCGACGAGGTCGAGTACGACGATGCCGACCTGCTCCTCGCGAACTACGACGACGCCGGCGACGATCCGGCCGCGTTCACGCTCCGGCCGTACGAGGCGCGGGTGTACGACCTGCACTGA
- a CDS encoding glycoside hydrolase family 15 protein — protein MQLRVAIEAFKRDRGGRFPEELRTTGAFAGDGDRLVHVDPDGGLRDYGYPLSGLYGIRRSRFGVESDGAVRWFDDMEPIRQRYVGETALVETVLDAGDYAVHQYDLTLDERHLTRVELRGDVPDEPTLVAVATFAPDGVDARVGTLFHEDAVETFHRTESDFLGASTAFDAGGDVQAGFAGLLDDDPAPFPTDSDAGPYETGNLTPNVVLRAPMERGDRTAAATLCSLLSDRDEVDRGEAIDRVTDALDAHDDRDALLASARDAVAVRVPDDQPFGSVVADDVRTLDLLAAENGAHIAGPDFDPFYANSGGYGYTWFRDDAEVTRYVAAAGDDLDLPVGDLAKSAAFYCETQREDGTWPHRVWPSDASLAPGWANARLEDGDDVDYQADQTASVVTFLAEYLREVGEDERVAEALGDALDGLNDSLAEDGLPVRCQNAWENMDGRFTHTAATFLQAYASLALAPVDGAVRERARKRARKVYEGLDRLWVPDRGVYALREDRGELDDRLDSGTFALVEAHRAYDEAVGVDDERVDRLASHVETTVDGLWHDPDGSSVRGLRRFEGDDWRTADQDGEKIWSVSTGWGAVALAHLADLTGDDGYLDRAAELLEPLLPGGPLTTETDLLAEQVFDDGTLDCATPLGWSHALRLRAVAMLDARDALPRPSDRVPTGPTDDRVWTTGETYGFGTAADHGSDDPSEVWFACSEGAMTEVRYPRVDLMNLRTVDFLVVDADGGYAARTFDERRTDGWADTLRRETEPAADGSLAFRQTVTEPGDGRGHAWTLTAEYATDPANDAVLVDVEFAAEDGNEYDVYAVADAHLGNRAGGDAGRRVDAAGDAGYALALSADGGAVLRHDDGGVDVDVAAALAAGGRFDWVTVEPAGSDALRTLCSGTDRPAERERLDDEHVVAVGRIAAGVGERTETLALGFGSADDDALRTARAALDRGYDGVREEYDATWRAYLDGLSLPDSVAGNEGLADQYRTALMTLKAVESKRYPGAGVASPCVPWGESVSADVDRGRGYNFVWSRDLYQAFTAFDAVDDVASAREATEYVYEHQQRDDGFVPQNTYVDGRTRWGGEQLDNVAFPAVMAHRLAGRGVSFDELAYGYDDVARSADYVVRNGPDSEQERWEEERGYSPSTIAAEIASLACAADLAADAGERGDALVYLAVADEWAASVEEMTAAADPTGDRDPPYYVRVSRDGDPDAADPLELANDGPTLDERDCLDAGFLELVRLGIKSADDETVRNSVVAVDDAIRVETPHGPGFYRYVGDSYGELLTGPEGADWDITDAGKGRLWPIFTGERGEYELRREGGDDPADLLSAMAGFGNTGRMIPEQVWDAEFPTEFGWSFGEGTGSATPLSWSMAGFVRLAHGVDAGEPVETPTVVRERYAEGDRGAGPSLTVTVRNAAEPAGNRADGGTVTVAGETDGVVVACKTRRETVAERVDGGEFEFEVPADGHVTVAAATHDDPFAGGTSVRRFEP, from the coding sequence ATGCAACTTCGCGTCGCCATCGAGGCGTTCAAACGCGACAGGGGCGGTCGGTTCCCCGAGGAACTCCGAACGACCGGGGCCTTCGCCGGCGACGGGGACCGACTGGTTCACGTCGACCCGGACGGCGGACTCCGCGACTACGGCTACCCACTTTCCGGGCTGTACGGCATCCGACGGTCGCGGTTCGGCGTCGAGTCCGACGGCGCGGTGCGCTGGTTCGACGATATGGAACCCATCCGCCAGCGCTACGTCGGCGAGACGGCGCTCGTCGAGACGGTGCTGGACGCCGGCGACTACGCCGTCCACCAGTACGACCTGACGCTGGACGAGCGACACCTGACGCGCGTCGAACTGCGCGGCGACGTACCGGACGAACCGACCCTCGTGGCGGTGGCGACGTTCGCCCCGGACGGCGTCGACGCGCGAGTCGGGACGCTGTTCCACGAGGACGCCGTCGAGACGTTCCACCGGACCGAGTCCGACTTCCTCGGCGCGTCGACGGCGTTCGACGCTGGTGGGGACGTGCAGGCTGGCTTCGCCGGCCTGCTCGACGACGACCCCGCGCCGTTCCCGACCGACTCCGACGCCGGGCCGTACGAGACGGGGAACCTCACGCCGAACGTCGTCCTTCGCGCGCCGATGGAGCGGGGCGACCGGACGGCGGCTGCGACGCTCTGCTCGCTGCTGTCGGACCGCGACGAGGTCGACCGCGGCGAGGCTATCGACCGCGTCACCGACGCGCTCGACGCCCACGACGACCGCGACGCGCTGCTCGCGAGCGCCCGCGACGCCGTCGCCGTGCGCGTCCCGGACGACCAGCCGTTCGGCTCCGTGGTCGCCGACGACGTGCGGACACTCGACCTGCTCGCCGCGGAGAACGGCGCACACATCGCCGGCCCCGACTTCGACCCGTTCTACGCCAACTCCGGCGGCTACGGCTACACCTGGTTCCGTGACGACGCCGAGGTCACCCGGTACGTGGCCGCGGCGGGCGACGACCTCGACCTCCCGGTTGGCGACCTCGCGAAGAGCGCCGCGTTCTACTGTGAGACCCAGCGCGAGGACGGCACCTGGCCCCACCGCGTCTGGCCGAGCGACGCCTCCCTCGCGCCGGGGTGGGCCAACGCCAGACTGGAGGACGGCGACGACGTGGACTATCAGGCTGACCAGACCGCGAGCGTCGTCACCTTCCTCGCGGAGTACCTGCGCGAGGTCGGCGAGGACGAGCGCGTGGCCGAGGCGCTCGGCGACGCGCTCGACGGCCTGAACGACTCGCTGGCCGAGGACGGGCTGCCGGTCCGCTGTCAGAACGCCTGGGAGAACATGGACGGTCGCTTTACTCACACCGCGGCCACGTTTCTGCAGGCGTACGCGTCGCTCGCGCTCGCGCCGGTCGACGGGGCGGTCCGGGAGCGCGCCCGAAAGCGGGCCCGCAAGGTGTACGAGGGGCTGGACCGGCTCTGGGTGCCCGACCGCGGCGTCTACGCGCTCCGCGAGGACCGCGGGGAACTCGACGACCGACTCGATTCCGGCACGTTCGCGCTGGTCGAGGCCCACCGCGCGTACGACGAGGCCGTCGGCGTGGACGACGAGCGCGTCGACCGCCTCGCCTCGCACGTCGAGACGACGGTCGACGGCCTCTGGCACGACCCCGACGGCTCGTCCGTCCGCGGCCTCCGTCGCTTCGAGGGCGACGACTGGCGAACCGCCGACCAGGACGGCGAGAAGATCTGGTCCGTCTCGACGGGGTGGGGCGCGGTCGCGCTCGCACACCTCGCCGACCTGACCGGCGACGATGGCTACCTCGACCGCGCCGCGGAACTGCTCGAACCGCTCCTGCCCGGCGGGCCGCTGACGACGGAGACCGACCTGCTCGCCGAGCAGGTGTTCGACGACGGGACGTTAGACTGCGCGACGCCGCTCGGCTGGTCACACGCCCTCCGCCTGCGCGCCGTGGCGATGCTCGACGCCCGCGACGCGCTCCCTCGGCCCTCGGATCGCGTCCCGACCGGCCCGACCGACGACCGCGTCTGGACGACCGGCGAGACGTACGGCTTCGGCACCGCCGCCGACCACGGCTCCGACGACCCGTCCGAAGTGTGGTTCGCGTGCTCCGAGGGCGCGATGACGGAGGTGCGCTACCCGCGGGTCGACCTGATGAACCTGCGCACCGTCGACTTCCTCGTCGTCGACGCCGACGGCGGCTACGCCGCCCGCACCTTCGACGAGCGCCGGACCGACGGGTGGGCGGACACGCTCCGCCGCGAGACCGAGCCAGCGGCGGACGGCTCGCTCGCCTTCCGGCAGACCGTGACCGAACCCGGCGACGGCCGCGGCCACGCGTGGACGCTGACCGCCGAGTACGCGACGGACCCGGCGAACGACGCCGTCCTCGTCGACGTCGAGTTCGCGGCCGAGGACGGCAACGAGTACGACGTGTACGCCGTCGCCGACGCCCACCTCGGCAACCGCGCCGGCGGCGACGCCGGTCGGCGCGTGGACGCGGCGGGCGACGCCGGGTATGCCCTCGCGCTGTCGGCGGACGGCGGCGCGGTCCTGCGACACGACGACGGGGGCGTCGACGTCGACGTGGCCGCGGCGCTCGCTGCGGGCGGACGCTTCGACTGGGTGACCGTCGAACCCGCCGGCAGCGACGCGCTCCGCACGCTGTGCTCCGGTACCGACCGCCCGGCGGAACGGGAGCGACTGGACGACGAGCACGTCGTCGCAGTCGGCCGGATCGCCGCGGGCGTCGGGGAGCGAACCGAAACCCTGGCCCTCGGCTTCGGATCGGCCGACGACGACGCTCTCCGGACCGCCCGAGCGGCGCTCGACCGCGGCTACGACGGCGTTCGGGAGGAGTACGACGCGACGTGGCGGGCGTATCTCGACGGTCTCTCGCTTCCCGACAGCGTCGCGGGCAACGAGGGGCTGGCGGACCAGTATCGGACCGCGCTCATGACGCTGAAGGCCGTCGAGTCCAAGCGCTACCCGGGCGCTGGCGTCGCCAGCCCCTGCGTCCCGTGGGGCGAGTCGGTGTCCGCCGACGTGGACCGCGGCCGCGGCTACAACTTCGTCTGGTCGCGGGACCTGTACCAGGCCTTCACGGCGTTCGACGCCGTCGACGACGTGGCGAGCGCCCGCGAAGCGACGGAGTACGTGTACGAGCACCAGCAGCGCGATGACGGGTTCGTCCCGCAGAACACGTACGTCGACGGCCGGACCCGCTGGGGCGGCGAACAGCTGGACAACGTCGCCTTCCCGGCGGTGATGGCCCACCGGCTCGCCGGGCGCGGGGTGTCGTTCGACGAACTCGCCTACGGCTACGACGACGTGGCCCGCTCCGCCGACTACGTCGTCCGGAACGGTCCCGACTCCGAGCAGGAGCGCTGGGAGGAGGAACGAGGCTACTCGCCGTCGACGATCGCCGCGGAGATAGCAAGCCTCGCCTGTGCCGCCGATCTGGCCGCCGACGCGGGCGAGCGCGGCGACGCGCTGGTCTACCTCGCGGTCGCGGACGAGTGGGCGGCGTCGGTCGAAGAGATGACCGCTGCGGCCGACCCGACCGGCGACCGCGACCCGCCGTACTACGTCCGCGTCAGTCGCGACGGGGACCCGGACGCCGCCGACCCGCTGGAACTCGCGAACGACGGGCCGACCCTCGACGAGCGCGACTGTCTCGACGCCGGCTTCCTCGAACTCGTCCGGCTCGGGATCAAGTCGGCCGACGACGAGACGGTCCGCAACTCCGTCGTCGCAGTCGACGACGCGATCCGGGTCGAGACGCCGCACGGACCCGGCTTCTACCGGTACGTCGGCGACAGCTACGGGGAGCTACTGACCGGTCCGGAGGGTGCCGACTGGGACATCACCGACGCGGGGAAGGGTCGGCTGTGGCCGATCTTCACCGGCGAGCGCGGCGAGTACGAACTCCGCCGCGAGGGCGGCGACGACCCGGCCGACCTGCTGTCGGCGATGGCGGGCTTCGGCAACACGGGGCGGATGATCCCGGAACAGGTGTGGGACGCCGAGTTCCCCACGGAGTTCGGGTGGTCGTTCGGCGAGGGAACCGGCTCGGCGACGCCGCTGTCGTGGAGCATGGCGGGGTTCGTCCGCCTGGCCCACGGCGTCGACGCCGGCGAACCGGTCGAGACGCCGACGGTGG
- the crcB gene encoding fluoride efflux transporter CrcB gives MTKTASLASGVSPAYLVGVGGVLGAVARHLVYVGLKDGDDVPRATLAVNVVGSFALGALTAAGVGESAALLLGTGACGAFTTFSSFSVETVQLWDAGNRRAAAANAVLNLTCSLAAVALGWLVAA, from the coding sequence ATGACGAAGACGGCTTCGCTGGCGAGCGGCGTGAGTCCGGCGTACCTCGTCGGCGTCGGCGGCGTCCTCGGCGCGGTCGCTCGCCATCTGGTGTACGTCGGGCTGAAGGACGGCGACGACGTGCCGCGGGCGACCCTCGCCGTCAACGTCGTCGGCAGTTTCGCGCTCGGCGCGCTGACGGCGGCCGGAGTCGGGGAGTCGGCCGCCCTGCTGCTCGGGACGGGAGCCTGCGGCGCGTTCACGACGTTCTCGTCGTTCTCGGTGGAGACGGTACAGCTGTGGGACGCGGGGAACCGGCGGGCGGCGGCCGCGAACGCGGTCCTCAACCTGACGTGTTCGCTCGCGGCCGTCGCGCTCGGGTGGCTCGTCGCGGCCTGA